The nucleotide window GGAACGCGGCGGCAAGTCGATGCTGGTGTTCGACCCGGCCGCCGCGCCACCCGCCACCGATGCCGACGCTGCCGGTTCTGCTACCGACGCTGCCGGGAACGGCGCAGAGTCCCCAGCCGCCGGCGCCGCGTCATCCGCACCGGCCCGGGCGACGTCGACGAGGCCGGGAACGCCGCGCGCCGCGGCGACCGAGGCCGTGCTGGCGGCCACCCGGTCGCTGGCAGCCACGGTCACCGGCGGGCGGGTACCCAAGCTGGCCGTCGAAACCGTGAACGCCGAGTTCGTGCTCGGCACCACGGTGGGCGATGCCCTGCGCGCCGCCGGCTTCACCGAAACGCCGCGGGGGTTGAGGCTCAGTGCCTGAGGGCGACACCGTCTACCGCAGCGCCCGCAGCCTCGATGAGGCCCTGCACGGCACCACGCTCACCCGCTGCGACATCCGCGTGCCCGCCTTCGCCACCGTCGACCTCACCGGCCAGACCGTGCACGAGGTGATCAGCCGCGGCAAACACCTGGTGGCACACGTGGGGGAGACCAGCATCCACTCGCACCTGAAGATGGAGGGCACCTGGCACCTCTACCGGCACGGCACGAAATGGCAGCGGCCGGCGTTCCAGGCCCGCATCGTGCTGGAGGCCGCGGACTGGGTGGCCGTGGGTTTCGAGCTCGGCACCCTGGAACTCTTCCCCACCCCGGACGACGAACAGCACCTCGGCTACCTCGGCCCCGACCTGCTCGGCCCCGACTGGGACGCGACGGAGGCTGTGCGCCGGCTCGCCGGGGAGGGGGAGCGGCCGGTGGCGGTGGCACTGGGTGACCAGCGCAACCTGTCCGGACTCGGCAACGTGTACGTCAACGAACTGTGTTTCCTGCGCGGGCTGCTGCCCACCCGGCCCGTCACCGAGGTGACCGACCTGCACGGCCTGGTGGCGCTCGCCCACCGGCTGATCACGGCCAACCGGGACCGTTCAGAGCGCACCACCACCGGCAATCTGCGCCGGGGCATGCGCACCTTCGTCTACGGGAGGGAACGGCAGCCCTGCCGACGCTGCGGCACCCGCATCCGGAGCGGCCAACTCGGCCGCAGCGAACTCGAGCAGCGGGTCACCTATTGGTGCCCGCGCTGCCAAACCTGAGGTGCGCGCGTGGCGCCCCCACTCGCTGGTCGAGCTTGTCGAGACCTGGTGAGGTCGTCTCACGGGGTCTACTTCGACAGGCTCAGCACGGCGTCGGCAGGCTCGACCAGCGACGTGGTGTGAGAGAAAGCCCTAGTTGACGGGGCCGGTGAACTTCTCGCCCGGGCCCTGGCCGATCGGGTCGGGGATGGCGGACGCCTCGCGGAAGGCCAGCTGCAACGAGCGCAGACCGTCGCGGAGGCTGCGCGCGTGCATGTCCGAGATGTCGGGGGCGGATGCCGTGATCAGGCCGGCGAGGGCCGTGATCAGCTTGCGCGCCTCATCCAGGTCGATCTGGGTCTCGGGGTCGTCGGCGAGCCCGACCTTGACCGCCGATGCGCTCATCAGGTGCACCGCCGCGGTCGTGATGATCTCCACGGCCGCCACATCCGCGATGTCCCGCGTAGCCTGGCTGGATTGGTCCTGATCGTAATTGTCGCTCACTGGTTTCCTCTGCTATGCTTACCCGGGCTCCGAGATGAAAGTCTCGGTACGAAAGTGGATAATCTCCCACCCGCGCTTGACCGCTTCATAAAGGTTACCGGGTAGTTTGCACTCCGCCGTCGCTTGCTGGTTTCCAGCTTGCACGGTAGATAGGGTGCCGCACGTGGTTGATGAGTGACGGAACAAGGAAATGTTCTGAAGCTTGGGATTGCGCGCGCGATTGTCTCCTCTTCGTCTCCGGACGACATCCGTTGTCAGGCTGTAGCCACGATGCTTGAGTAGAGGAGAGACGCATCAGCGATCCCCGTACAAATGACCGTATCCGCGTCCCCGAAGTCCGTCTCGTTGGTCCCAACGGCGAACAGGTTGGGGTCGTGGCGATTGATGTCGCCCTGCGCCTGGCACAGGAGGCTGACCTCGATCTGGTCGAAGTAGCCCCCACGTCCAAGCCGCCGGTCGCGAAGATCATGGATTACGGCAAGTTCAAGTACGAAGCTGCGCAGAAGGCCAAAGAAGCCCGGCGCAACCAGGCGAACACGATCCTCAAAGAGGTTCGTTTCCGTCTCAAGATTGATAAGCACGACTACGAGACCAAGCGCAAGCGCGCCGAAGGCTTCCTGAAGGCCGGCGACAAGGTCAAGGCCATGATTCTGTTCCGTGGCCGTGAACAGTCCCGTCCCGACCAGGGTGTACGTCTGCTTCAGAGATTTGCCGAGGATGTCGCGGAGTTCGGTTCTGTGGAATCGAGCCCGACCATTGACGGTCGAAACATGGTCATGGTGATTGGCCCGCTGAAGAACAAATCAGAGGCCAAGGCAGAGGCCAATGCACATAGAGCTGCTGACAAAGCAGCCAAACAGGAGGAAAAGAATGCCTAAGCAGAAGACCCACTCTGGGACAAAGAAGCGTTTCAAGGTCACTGGCTCCGGCAAGATCATGAAGCAGCAGGCCGGACTTCGCCACAACCTCGAGGTCAAGAGCACGCAGCGCAAGTCACGCCTGAACCAGGACCAGGTTCTCGCCAAGGCCGACGTCAAGGCCATCAAGAAGCTTCTCGGCCACTAGGCCCCGTACCCCTAAAGGAATTAGAAAATGGCAAGAGTAAAGAGGGCCGTCAACGCCCACAAGAAGCGTCGCGTAATCCTTGAGCGCGCCGAGGGTTACCGCGGTCAGCGTTCACGCCTGTACCGCAAGGCCAAGGAGCAGGTCACTCACTCCCTCGTCTACAGCTACCGTGACCGTCGTGCACGCAAGGGTGACTTCCGTCGCCTGTGGATCCAGCGCATCAACGCTGCGTCCCGTGCAAACGGCCTGACCTACAACCGCCTCATCCAAGGCCTCGCCCTGGCCGGCATCCAGGTTGACCGTCGCATCCTCGCCGACCTCGCCGTCACCGAGCCCGCCACCTTCGCGGCCATCGTTGAGAGCGCCAAGGCAGCACTGCCCGCTGACACCTCCGCACCCAAGGTCGCGAAGTAGTCACACAGCTTTTCCTCAACGGGAGCGATCGCCATCGGCGGTCGCTCCCGTTTTGCATGCCCGGCGAGGCATTCTCTGGCCGGGGTGTGCGGCACCTAAACTGGGAGCATGCTAGATAACCCCCGATCTCCTCGCGTGCGTGCCGTCGCGAAACTTGCGAACCGAGCCGCCCGCTCCGAGACGGGACTGTTCCTGCTCGAAGGCCCGCAGGCCGTCTCCGAAGCCCTCACCTTTCGCCCCGAACTCGTCGTGGAGTTGTACGCGACCCCCACCGCGCTCGAGCGGTACACCGACATCGCCGAGGCCGCCGTGGCCGCGGGCGTCGACGTCGAATTCGTCACCGAGCAGGTGCTCGAGACGATGGCGGACACCGTCACCCCGCAGGGCTTCGTCGCGGTGTGCCACCAGTTCCCCACCTCGATCAAGAAGATCTTCGCCAACGAGCCCAAGCTCATCGCGATCCTCGAAGAGGTGCGCGACCCGGGCAACGCCGGCACCATCATCCGGGCAGCGGATGCCGCGGGCGCCGATGCCGTGATCTTCACCGGCCGCAGCGTCGACCTCTACAACCCCAAGGTGGTGCGCTCGTCCACCGGCTCGATCTTCCACCTGCCCGTTGCCGTCGGCGTCACCCTGGCCGACGTGCGTGAGCGCGCCAAGTTCGCCGGGATGCAGATCCTCGCGGCCGACATCAAGGGCGACGACCTGCTCGAGGCCCGCACCAGCGGCCTGCTCGCCGCTCCGACGGCCTGGCTTTTCGGCAACGAAGCCCGAGGTCTCACCGAGGAAGACCTGGCTCTGGCCGACAAGGCGATCAGCGTTCCGATCTACGGCCACGCCGAATCGATGAACCTCGCGACGGCCGCATCCGTGTGCCTGTATGAGAGCGCGTTTTCCCAGCGCGACTAGCATCTTTCCCGGTCGGGCGTCTATTACATTTGGGTTACCGACCGGGTTAATGGTGGTCTGGCCGCCGCCCCCTGCCCTAGGTTGGGGGGTATGGAGCCAACAGATACATCACCGGCGACGTCCAATATCACCGTGCGCCGGGGGAACCCTTGGTCGTCATCACGGACGTCAACAAGAACTACGGGGACCTGCACGTTCTGAAGAACATCAACGCCACGGTCAACCGCGGCGAGGTGGTCGTGGTCATCGGCCCGAGCGGCTCGGGCAAGTCCACGCTCTGTCGGGCGATCAACCGGCTTGAGACCATCGACAACGGATCGATCACGATCGACGGCAAGGAACTGCCGGCAGAGGGCAAGGCCCTCGCCCAGCTCCGAGCCGATGTCGGCATGGTGTTCCAGGCGTTCAACCTGTTCGCACACAAGACCGTGCTCGAGAACGTGACGCTGGGCCCGATCAAGGTGCGCGGCATGAGCAAGGCCGACGCAGAGAAGAAGGCGTTGGCGCTTCTGGAACGTGTCGGGGTGGCCAATCAGGCCCAGAAGATGCCGTCCCAGCTTTCCGGCGGCCAGCAGCAGCGGGTGGCCATCGCCAGGGCTCTGGCCATGGACCCCAAGCTGATCCTGCTCGATGAGCCCACCAGTGCGCTCGACCCCGAGATGATCAACGAGGTGCTCGAGGTCATGGTCGACCTCGCCAACGAGGGCATGACGATGATCGTCGTCACCCACGAAATGGGCTTCGCCCGCCGTGCCGCCGACAGGGTCATCTTCATGGCCGAGGGCGACATCGTCGAGGAGACCACCCCGGAGAAGTTCTTCACGAACCCCCAGAGCACGAGAGCGAAAGACTTCCTCTCCAAAATACTTGCCCACTAACCGGTCGGCGAGACACACAGCACACAGGAGGAAACCATGAGACGCAACAAGGGTCTAATGATCTCAGCCATCGCCCTGGTCGGAGCGTTCGCGCTGACCGGCTGCACCGATTCCGGCGCCACCACGTCCTCGGCCGCACCCGTCGAGGAAGATGTCACGTTCGCGGAGGGCAGCACCATGGCCGCGCTCAACGAAGCCGGCGAAATCACCATCGGCACCAAGTTCGACCAGCCCCTGTTCGGTCTCAAGGGTCCGGACGGCACCCCGGTCGGCTTCGACGTCGAAATCGGCAAGCTCATCGCGGCGAAGCTCGGCATTGAGGCGTCGAACATCACCTGGACCGAGACTGTCTCCGCCAACCGCGAGCCGTTCATCCAGAACGGTGACGTCGACCTCGTCGTCGCCACCTACACGATCAACGACGCCCGCAAGGAAGTTGTCTCGTTCGCCGGTCCGTACTACGAAGCCGGCCAGGACCTGCTCGTTCTGGCGGGCAACGACGCGAAGATCACCGGACCGGAGGACCTCGCTGACAAGACGGTCTGTACCGTGAGCGGATCCACGTCGGAGAAGAACATCGCCGCGTACACGTCCAACGTGATCGCCACCGACACCTACTCCAACTGCCTCGGCCCGCTGCGCAGCGGCGAAGTCGACGCCGTCACCACCGACAACGTGATCCTGGCCGGCCTCGCCGACCAGAACGCCGGTGAGTTCGAGGTTGTCGGCAACCCGTTCACCGCCGAGCCTTACGGCATCGGCCTGGCCAAGGACGACACCGAGTTCCGCGACTTCATCAACGACGTTCTGGAAGAGTCCTACGACGATGGTTCCTGGGCAGCAGCCTGGGAGGCCACCGCGGGTTCAGTACTCGAGACGCCGGAACCCCCGGCGGTCGACCGCTACTAGCAGTACAGCTCGATCCGATCGGGGTGGCCGCACCGGCCGCCCCGATCGGTTGTTCTCCTGAAATACATCGACCACTACGGTCTCGAACCAACACAGAGGAGGTGAGTCTTGGACGCTGTCATCGAAAACCTGCCGCTCTTTCTGGAAGGCTTCAGAAACACACTTGGCTTGCTGATTTTCTCCGGCATCGGCGCGCTCGTCTTGGGCATCGTCGTTGCCTCACTGCGAATCTCGCCGGTCGCGTCCTTCCGCACCTTTGCGACCGTCTACACGGAGCTTGTGCGCAACACCCCGCTCACCCTCGTTCTGTTCTTCTGCGCGTTCATTTTGCCGTACCTGCAGTTTTCGCCGGGCTACTTCCAACTCGCCCTGATCGGGCTCACGGTCTACACCTCTCCCTTTGTGGCCGAGGCACTGCGTTCCGGGATCAACGGCGTTCCCGTCGGCCAGGCTGAGGCAGCCCGCAGCGTCGGCCTCACCTTCGGTCAGTCCCTGAGCTACGTGATCATGCCCCAGGCCGTGCGGATGGTGATTCCCCCGCTGATCAACGTCTTCATCGCCCTCACGAAGAACACGTCCGTCGCCGGCGCGTTCTTTGTCTTCGAACTCTTCGGCGTCGGCCGCAGGGTCACCAACGACCGCGGTGACGAGGTCATCGCGATTCTGCTCGCCGTCGCGTTCTTCTACCTGATCATCACGATCACACTCGGCCAGATCGCGGCCAGGGTGGAAAAGAAAGTGGCGGTGCTGCGATGAGCTCGGTTCTCTACGATGCACCGGGGCCCAAGGCCCGCGCACGGTCGCGAGTGATCTCAGTTGTCGGTGTTGTTCTCGTACTGGCCCTCCTGGCCTGGCTGATCTGGGCACTGGGCACACCCAAGGCCAGCGCCAACGGCGTTGTCCAGCCGGGCATGTGGGATGCCATGCGCTGGGACGTCTTCTCCGACCGTCAGGTGTGGCTTGCACTGGGCCGCGGAGTCCTGGCCACCCTGAGGATGGCCGGAGTAGCCGCGGTGATCGCCCTGGTCCTCGGAGTGGTGTTCTCGTTCGGTCGGTCCGCCGATCACCGGGCCATACGCATCCCGACCACGATCATCCTCGAATTCGTGCGCGGCCTGCCGGTGCTTCTGATGATGCTCTTCATCCTTCTCGTGTTCGCCACGGGCGCCTACTGGGCCGGTGTCGCGGCGCTGGGTCTCTACAACGGTGCGATCATCGGGGAGGCGCTGCGGGCGGGCATCCAATCGCTGCCTCGCGGTCAGCGCGAGGCCGGCCTGGCCATCGGACTCACTCCGCTGTCCACCCGGTTCCGGATCGAATTCCCGCAGGCGTTCCGCCAGATGCTGCCGATCATCATCGCCCAGCTGGTGGTGCTGCTCAAGGACACCTCGCTGGCATTCATCGTGGGTTACGGCGAACTGCTGCGCGAGGGCGTGCGGAACCTGCCGAACTTCTTCGGTGAGCGTTACCAGTTCTCGTTCTTCCTGGTCGTGCTGGTCATCTACCTCGCGATGAACATGTCGTTGTCCTGGCTGGCCCGGGTCATCGCCCGCCGTTCGGGCCCGAAGGCCGGCAAGATCGTCGAGCCGGCGCCGGAGCCCATGCCGAACGCGGCTGGACCGGGCGGCGGCTTCTAAAGCCCACGGTGTGCCGGCTGCCGCAGCCCGTGCGGCGGCCGGGCACTAAACTTGGGTCTCGTGTCTGCCCCCACTGAAATAACCGAACCCGTCGTCACCGCGGCCGTCGATGCCGCCCTCGCGGCCATCGAAGCCGCCACTGACTCCGCCGCCCTCAAGGCCGTGCGCTCGGCGCACGTCGGCGAGGCCTCGCCGCTGGCCGCGCTGAACGCTCTCATGCGCAGCGTGCCCGGCGACCAGAAGGCCGCCGCCGGCAAACTCGTCGGCCAGGCCCGCGCCCGGGTGAACCAGGCGTTGAGCGCCCGCGAAGCCGCGATCGTCGAAGCCGAGGCCACCGCCCAGCTCGCCGCCGAAGCCGTGGACGTCACCGCCGCCGCCTCCACCTGGCGGGCCGGGGCCCGGCATCCGCTCACTCTGCTGCAGGAGCGCGTCTCAGACGTGTTCGTGGGCATGGGCTGGGAGGTCGCAGAGGGCCCGGAGCTCGAGAGCGAGTGGTTCAACTTCGACGCGTTGAACTTCGACGAGGACCACCCGGCCCGCGCCATGCAGGACACGTTCTTCATCGACCCGCCCGAGGCGCACCTGGTGCTGCGCACGCACACCTCGCCCGTGCAGATGCGCGCGCTGCTGGGCAACGAGCCGCCCGTCTACCGGATCTCTCCCGGCCGCGTCTACCGCACGGATGAACTCGACGCCACCCACACCCCGGTCTTCCACCAGATCGAGGGCATCGCCGTGGACAAGGGCCTCACCATGGCCCACCTGCGTGGCACCCTCGACCACTTCGTCAAGGCACTCTTCGGTGACGAGGCCAAGGTGCGCCTGCGCCCCAACTACTTCCCGTTCACCGAGCCGAGCGCCGAGCTCGACCTCTGGCACCCCACCTTCAAGGACGGCGCCCGCTGGATCGAGTGGGGTGGCTGCGGCATGGTCAACGCCAATGTGCTGCGCTCCGCCGGGATCGACCCCGAGGTCTACTCCGGATTCGCGTTCGGCGTTGGCGTCGAACGAGCACTGATGTTCCGCAACGATGTGAAGGATATGCACGACATGGTCGAAGGCGACGTTCGGTTCAGCCAGCAGTACGGGATGACCGTCTGATGCGCGTTCCCCTGAGCTGGCTCGGCGAATTCGTCGACCTAGAACCCGGCACCACCCCCGAAGCCGTGCACGCCGCCTTGGTGAGCGTGGGCCTGGAGGAAGAAGAGATCCACCGCTTCGAGCTGACCGGCCCCATCGTGGTGGGCCAGGTTCTCGAGTTCGTCGGTGAAGTGCAGACCAACGGCAAGACCATCAACTGGTGCCAGGTGCGCGTCGCCGCGGACGGCGAACTCGCCGCAGACGGCGGCCCGGCCATCCACGGCATCGTCTGTGGCGCCCACAACTTCGTCGTCGGCGACAAGGTCGTCGTGACCCTGCCCGGCGCCGTGCTGCCCGGGCCGTTCCCGATCGCGCCGCGCAAGACCTACGGCCACGTCTCTGACGGCATGATCGCCTCGGCCCGCGAACTCGGCCTCGGCGACGAGCACGCCGGCATCCTGGTGCTCGGCGGCCTCGGTCTCGACCCCGAGATCGGCACGGATGCGATCAGCCTGCTGGGCCTGGACGACTCCGCCGTGGAGATCAACGTCACGCCCGACCGCGGCTACGCGTTCTCGATCCGCGGCGTCGCCCGCGAGTATTCGCACGCCACCGGCGCGACCTTCCGCGACCCGGCCCTCGCCGTGACCGCGACGGCGTCCACCGAGGTCTTCCCGGTCTCGATCGACGATGCCGCACCCATCCGCAATCGTGTCGGCGCGAGCGTCTTCGTCACCCGCGTTGTGCGCGGCGTCGACCCGAGCAAGCCGTCACCGGCCTGGCTCATCGCCCGGCTCAAGCTGGCCGGCATCCGCTCGATCTCGCTGATCGTGGACATCACCAACTACGTGATGATCGAACTCGGCCAGCCGATCCACGGCTACGACCTCGACAAGCTCACCGGGGGCCTGGTCGTGCGCCGCGCGCAGGCTGGGGAGAAGATCGTCACCCTCGACGACGTCACCCGCACCCTGAACCCCGAAGACCTGCTGATCACGGACGGTTCCGGCCCCATCGGCCTGGCCGGCGTGATGGGCGGAGCGACCACCGAGATCGGCGCGGGCACCACCAACGTGCTGGTCGAGGCCGCGAATTTCGACCCGGTGTCGATCGCGCGCACCGCCCGCCGGCACAAGCTGCCCAGCGAAGCGTCCCGCCGGTTCGAACGCGGTGTCGACCCCGAGGTCGCTGCTGTGGCAGCCGCCAGGGTGGTGCAGCTGCTCGTCGAGCTCGCCGGGGGAGTGGCCGACGGACTCGGCTCGCTGCACGACGCCACCCCGGAGCGCACCCCGATCGACCTGCCCACCGGCTTCGTCTCCGGCCTGATCGGCCTGGAGTACACCCGCGAGGAGGTGCGCACCTCGCTCGCCGAGATCGGCGCCTCCATGACCGAGACCGAAACCGGCCTGGCCGTGGTCGCGCCCAGCTGGCGCCCCGACCTCACCGACAAGTGGACCCTCGCCGAGGAGGTCGCCCGCATCGTCGGGTACGACCGCATTCCGTCGGTGCTGCCCGTCGCCCCGCCCGGCCGCGGCCTCACCCGCACGCAGCAGCTCAAGCGTTCGGTCGCCAACGTGCTCGCCGCGACCGGCCACACCGAGGTGCTGGCCTACCCGTTCGTCGCCGAGAAGGCCAACAACCTGTTCGGCGACTCGGTCAGCAGCACGGTTCCGCAGATCAAGGTGGCCAACCCGCTCGACGGCGAGGCGCCGTTCATGCGCACCTCGATGCTGCCGGGCCTCTTGCAGATCGCGCACCGCAACCTGTCCCGCGGCTCCACCGACCTGGCGATCTTCGAGCTCGGCTCGGTGTTCCGCCCGGTAGCAGGCGTCAGCTACGGCAGCGCCGTCGTGCCGCCGGCCGCCGTGCGGCCCAGTCGCGAGCTCGAAGCCCAGCTGAACGCCGGCATCCCGCCGCAGCCGTTCACCGCCGGCATCGTGCTGCTCGGCAACACCGTGCGCCACCAGCCCGGCCATACGCCCATCGCGGCGTCCTGGCAGGACGCCCTCACCGCCGTGCGGCAGATCGGCCTGGCCGTCGGCCTGCCGATCCTCGTGCGCCAGGGCACCCACCAGGCCATGCACCCCGGCCGCACCGCCGAGCTGTTCGTGGCAACGGATGCCGGCGACCTGTCCGTCGGCTTCGCGGGCGAACTGCTGCCCGCCGTCGCGCGCGGCGCCGACCTGCCCGCCGTGGTCGCTGTCGTCGAGCTGAACCTGTCCGCGGTCTTCGCCCAGGTGACCGGGGAGCTGCAGGCCACCGTGATCGGTACCAAGCCCGCCGCCACCCAGGACCTCTCCCTCGTCGTCGACGCCCAGGTGCCGGCCAGCGACGTGCTGGCCGCCGTGCGCGAGGGCAGCGGAGCGCTGCTGGAGAGCATCGACCTGGTCGACGACTACCGCGGCACGGGCATCGAGACCGGGCAGAAGTCGCTCACCTTCGCCCTGCGGTTCCGGGCGCCCGACCGCACCCTCACCGCCGCTGAGGCCAGCGACGCGAAGCTGGCCGGCGTGCAGCTCGCCGCGGCCCGCTTCGGGGCGCACCTGCGCGAGTAACCGGCCACCGAAGCACCGCCGAGCTGCCCCGTTTCGGACGAATTGCCCCCGCACAGCGGGGCAACTCGTCCGCAACGGGGCATTTCGCGATTCTTGGGCGGTGGCGGCAGCCGGGTAAGTTTGATTTATGGTCTTTTCGGTAGCTGTTGCGGGCGCGAGTGGGTATGCGGGCGGTGAGCTGCTGCGTCTGCTGGCCGCGCACCCCGATTTTGAGGTGCGCACGGTTACCGCGCACAGCAACTCCGGTCAGCGCCTGGTCGACGTGCAACCGCACCTGCGCTCGCTGTCCCACCTCGTGCTGGCCGACACGGATGCGTCCACCCTGGCCGGCCACGACGTCGTCTTCCTCGCCCTCCCGCACGGCGCCTCCGGGGCACTGACCGCCCAGCTGCCGGAAGACACCCTCGTGGTCGACTGCGGCGCCGACCACCGCCTCGAGAGCGAGGCCGACTGGGCCGCGTTCTACGGCGGCGACTACTTCGGCGCCTGGGCCTACGGTGTGCCCGAACTTCCCGTGGGCGACGGCCGACAGCGCGACCGCCTGGTGGGCGCCCGCCGCATCGCCGCGCCCGGCTGCAACGCCAGCACCGTGGCCCTCGCCCTGGCCCCCGGCATCCTCGCCGGCGTGATCGAGGCGGCCGACATCGTCGCCGTGCTCGCCGTCGGCCCCTCCGGCGCGGGCAAGAGCCTCAAGGTGCCCAACCTGGCCGCCGAGATCCTCGGCTCCGCCAACCCCTACGCCGTCGGCGGCACCCACCGGCACATCCCCGAGATCCAGCAGAGCCTGCGCTGGGCCGGAGCGACGAACCCGACGGTGTCGTTCACGCCGGTGATCGTGCCGATGTCGCGCGGCATCCTCGCCACCGCCACCGCACGAGTGGTGCCGGGCACCAGCGCGGCCGCTGTGCGCGAGGCCTGGGTCTCCGCCTACGCTGACGAACCGTTCGTGCATGTGCTGCCGCCAGGGCAGTTCCCGCGCACCGCCGACGTGCTCGGC belongs to Cryobacterium sp. SO2 and includes:
- the pheT gene encoding phenylalanine--tRNA ligase subunit beta is translated as MRVPLSWLGEFVDLEPGTTPEAVHAALVSVGLEEEEIHRFELTGPIVVGQVLEFVGEVQTNGKTINWCQVRVAADGELAADGGPAIHGIVCGAHNFVVGDKVVVTLPGAVLPGPFPIAPRKTYGHVSDGMIASARELGLGDEHAGILVLGGLGLDPEIGTDAISLLGLDDSAVEINVTPDRGYAFSIRGVAREYSHATGATFRDPALAVTATASTEVFPVSIDDAAPIRNRVGASVFVTRVVRGVDPSKPSPAWLIARLKLAGIRSISLIVDITNYVMIELGQPIHGYDLDKLTGGLVVRRAQAGEKIVTLDDVTRTLNPEDLLITDGSGPIGLAGVMGGATTEIGAGTTNVLVEAANFDPVSIARTARRHKLPSEASRRFERGVDPEVAAVAAARVVQLLVELAGGVADGLGSLHDATPERTPIDLPTGFVSGLIGLEYTREEVRTSLAEIGASMTETETGLAVVAPSWRPDLTDKWTLAEEVARIVGYDRIPSVLPVAPPGRGLTRTQQLKRSVANVLAATGHTEVLAYPFVAEKANNLFGDSVSSTVPQIKVANPLDGEAPFMRTSMLPGLLQIAHRNLSRGSTDLAIFELGSVFRPVAGVSYGSAVVPPAAVRPSRELEAQLNAGIPPQPFTAGIVLLGNTVRHQPGHTPIAASWQDALTAVRQIGLAVGLPILVRQGTHQAMHPGRTAELFVATDAGDLSVGFAGELLPAVARGADLPAVVAVVELNLSAVFAQVTGELQATVIGTKPAATQDLSLVVDAQVPASDVLAAVREGSGALLESIDLVDDYRGTGIETGQKSLTFALRFRAPDRTLTAAEASDAKLAGVQLAAARFGAHLRE
- the argC gene encoding N-acetyl-gamma-glutamyl-phosphate reductase, which produces MVFSVAVAGASGYAGGELLRLLAAHPDFEVRTVTAHSNSGQRLVDVQPHLRSLSHLVLADTDASTLAGHDVVFLALPHGASGALTAQLPEDTLVVDCGADHRLESEADWAAFYGGDYFGAWAYGVPELPVGDGRQRDRLVGARRIAAPGCNASTVALALAPGILAGVIEAADIVAVLAVGPSGAGKSLKVPNLAAEILGSANPYAVGGTHRHIPEIQQSLRWAGATNPTVSFTPVIVPMSRGILATATARVVPGTSAAAVREAWVSAYADEPFVHVLPPGQFPRTADVLGANTALIGLAVDEAAGRVVTVTAVDNLVKGTAGAAIQSANIALGLPETRGLSTNGVAP